One genomic segment of Bradyrhizobium prioriisuperbiae includes these proteins:
- a CDS encoding acyl-CoA dehydrogenase family protein, whose translation MTDTETDEFRDIREAVGKLCEQFPGEYWRKLDREMAYPGAFVDALTKAGYLSVLIPEEYGGAGLKLSAAAAILEEIQRAGCNGGGCHAQMYTMGTLLRHGNDEQKAKWLPRVASGELRLQAFGVTEPTSGTDTSSLKTFAKREGDHYIVNGQKIWTSRAEHSDVMILLARTTPKDQAAKRTDGLSVFIVDMKAARNNGLTIRPIRTMMNHATTEVFFDNLKVPAENLIGEEGKGFRYILSGMNAERILIAAECIGDAKWFIKKTTDYARERVVFGRPIGQNQGIQFPIAKAYAAMRAAELMVREATRKYEAGLDCGAEANMAKMLAADASWDAANACVQTHGGFGFAEEYDVERKFRETRLYQVAPISTNLILSYVAEHVLGMPRSY comes from the coding sequence ATGACAGACACCGAGACTGATGAATTCCGAGATATCCGCGAAGCCGTCGGCAAGCTGTGCGAGCAGTTTCCCGGCGAATACTGGCGCAAGCTCGATCGCGAGATGGCCTATCCCGGCGCCTTCGTCGATGCCTTGACCAAGGCCGGATATCTGTCGGTCCTCATTCCCGAAGAATATGGCGGCGCCGGGCTGAAGCTGTCGGCCGCGGCCGCGATCCTGGAAGAGATCCAGCGCGCCGGCTGCAACGGCGGCGGCTGCCACGCCCAGATGTACACCATGGGCACGCTGCTGCGGCACGGCAATGACGAACAGAAGGCGAAATGGCTGCCGCGCGTCGCCAGCGGCGAACTGCGGCTGCAGGCATTCGGCGTCACCGAGCCGACCAGCGGCACCGATACGTCGTCACTCAAGACCTTCGCGAAGCGCGAAGGCGACCACTACATCGTCAACGGCCAGAAGATCTGGACCAGCCGCGCCGAGCATTCCGACGTGATGATCCTGCTGGCGCGCACCACGCCGAAGGATCAGGCCGCCAAGCGCACCGACGGCTTGTCGGTCTTCATCGTCGACATGAAAGCGGCGCGGAACAACGGACTGACCATCCGGCCGATCCGCACCATGATGAACCATGCCACCACCGAGGTGTTCTTCGACAATTTGAAGGTGCCGGCGGAAAACCTGATCGGTGAGGAAGGCAAGGGCTTCCGCTACATCCTCTCCGGCATGAATGCCGAGCGCATCCTGATCGCTGCGGAATGCATCGGCGACGCCAAATGGTTCATCAAGAAGACCACCGACTATGCGCGCGAGCGTGTGGTGTTCGGCCGGCCGATCGGCCAGAACCAGGGCATCCAGTTTCCGATCGCCAAGGCCTATGCGGCGATGCGCGCCGCCGAACTGATGGTGCGCGAGGCCACCCGCAAGTATGAGGCCGGACTGGACTGCGGCGCTGAAGCCAACATGGCGAAGATGCTTGCGGCCGATGCGTCCTGGGACGCGGCCAATGCCTGCGTGCAGACCCATGGCGGCTTCGGCTTTGCCGAGGAGTACGACGTCGAGCGCAAGTTCCGTGAGACGCGGCTCTACCAGGTGGCGCCGATCTCGACCAACCTGATCCTGTCCTACGTTGCCGAGCATGTGCTCGGCATGCCGCGCTCGTATTGA
- a CDS encoding cytochrome P450 encodes MHGTIDSAQRKVQQDAREKAYAMPLAEFHPGHPELFRSDTLWPYFERLRNEEPVHFCSTSPVGNYWSVTRYHDIMHVDTNAAIYSSDVKLGGIGLRDVSPDYAWPSFIAMDEPMHAPQRKTVSPMFTPKHLDKLAILIRERASLILDNLPRNETFNWVDRVSIELTTQMLATLFDFPWDDRRKLTRWSDLATALPKSMIYDSEEQRLTELGECADYFTRLWNERLNVEPRSDLISMMAHSDAMRYMDKDTLLGNLILLIVGGNDTTRNTMTGSVLALNENPDQYDKLRRNPALIDSFVPEVIRWQTPLAHMRRTALVDTELGGKTIRKGDRVVMWYISGNRDGEVIENPDSFIIDRARPRQHMSFGFGIHRCVGMRLAELQLKIVWEEILKRFETIEVVGEPKRVYSSFVRGYEDLPVRIPS; translated from the coding sequence ATGCACGGCACCATCGACAGCGCGCAGCGCAAGGTTCAGCAGGACGCGCGTGAAAAAGCCTATGCGATGCCGCTTGCGGAGTTCCACCCAGGCCATCCCGAGCTGTTCCGCTCGGACACGCTGTGGCCTTATTTCGAACGGCTGCGCAATGAAGAGCCGGTGCATTTCTGCTCCACCAGTCCGGTCGGCAACTACTGGTCGGTGACCCGGTATCACGACATCATGCATGTCGACACCAACGCCGCGATCTATTCGTCCGACGTCAAGCTCGGCGGCATCGGGCTGCGCGACGTCTCACCGGACTACGCCTGGCCGAGCTTCATCGCCATGGACGAGCCGATGCACGCGCCGCAGCGCAAGACCGTGTCGCCGATGTTCACGCCGAAACATCTCGACAAGCTTGCGATCCTGATCCGCGAACGCGCCAGCCTGATTCTCGACAACTTGCCGCGCAACGAAACCTTCAACTGGGTCGACCGGGTCTCGATCGAGCTCACCACCCAGATGCTGGCGACACTGTTCGATTTCCCCTGGGACGACCGCCGCAAGCTGACGCGATGGTCGGATCTCGCCACAGCCCTGCCGAAGAGCATGATCTACGACAGCGAGGAGCAGCGGCTCACCGAGCTCGGCGAATGCGCCGACTATTTCACACGGCTGTGGAACGAGCGCCTCAATGTCGAGCCGCGCAGCGACCTGATCTCGATGATGGCGCACAGCGATGCCATGCGTTACATGGACAAGGACACCCTGCTCGGCAACCTGATCCTGCTGATCGTCGGCGGCAACGACACCACCCGCAACACCATGACCGGATCGGTGCTGGCGCTGAACGAAAACCCGGATCAATACGACAAGCTGCGCCGCAACCCGGCGCTAATCGACAGCTTCGTGCCTGAAGTGATCCGCTGGCAGACGCCGCTGGCGCACATGCGCCGCACGGCCCTCGTGGACACCGAGCTCGGCGGCAAGACCATCCGCAAGGGCGACCGGGTGGTGATGTGGTACATCTCGGGCAACCGCGATGGCGAGGTCATCGAGAACCCCGACAGCTTCATCATCGACCGCGCCCGGCCGCGCCAGCACATGTCGTTCGGCTTCGGCATCCACCGCTGCGTCGGCATGCGGCTGGCCGAACTGCAGCTGAAGATCGTCTGGGAAGAGATCCTCAAGCGGTTCGAGACCATCGAGGTGGTCGGCGAGCCGAAGCGGGTCTATTCCAGCTTTGTCAGGGGCTATGAGGACCTGCCGGTTCGCATCCCGTCCTGA
- a CDS encoding cytochrome P450, protein MDLAIQAGPASDIQIARDKAYATPLEDFDVGNPELFRSNTLWPYFERLRREDPVHYCRASMFGPYWSVTKYNDIMQVETSHETYSSEASLGGITIRDARPEFRRPMFIAMDQPKHSAQRKTVAPMFTPTHLDELAASIRQRTAECLDALPRNQTFDWVDRVSIELTTQMLATLFDFPWEDRRKLTHWSDVATTIPADQAAEDRRQTELQECGAYFARLWNERVDAPPKSDLLSMMAHADATRDMDPKTFLGNIILLIVGGNDTTRNTMTGSVLALNENPDQYRKLRDNPALIDSFVPEVIRWQTPLAHMRRTALKDTELGGKQIKKGDKVVMWYVSGNHDDTVIDNPDSFIIDRARPRQHLSFGFGIHRCVGLRLAELQLKIVWEEILKRFETIEVVDEPKRVFSSFVKGYETLPVRIPG, encoded by the coding sequence ATGGACCTCGCGATTCAGGCCGGCCCCGCCTCAGACATCCAGATCGCCCGCGACAAGGCCTATGCGACGCCGCTGGAGGATTTCGACGTCGGCAATCCGGAGCTATTCCGCAGCAATACGCTCTGGCCCTACTTTGAACGGCTGCGCCGCGAAGACCCGGTGCACTACTGCCGCGCCAGTATGTTCGGCCCCTACTGGTCGGTGACCAAGTACAACGACATCATGCAGGTCGAAACCAGCCACGAGACCTATTCGTCGGAGGCAAGCCTCGGCGGCATCACCATCCGCGACGCCAGGCCGGAATTCCGCCGGCCGATGTTCATCGCGATGGATCAGCCCAAGCACAGCGCGCAGCGCAAGACCGTCGCGCCGATGTTCACCCCCACCCATCTCGATGAACTCGCGGCGTCGATCCGGCAACGCACCGCCGAGTGTCTCGATGCGTTGCCGCGCAACCAGACATTCGACTGGGTCGATCGCGTCTCGATCGAACTGACCACACAGATGCTCGCCACGTTGTTCGACTTCCCCTGGGAGGATCGCCGCAAGCTGACGCACTGGTCTGACGTGGCGACCACGATCCCGGCGGACCAGGCCGCGGAAGACCGCCGGCAGACCGAGCTGCAAGAGTGCGGCGCCTATTTCGCCAGACTCTGGAATGAACGTGTCGACGCACCGCCCAAGAGCGACCTGCTGTCGATGATGGCGCATGCGGACGCCACCCGCGACATGGATCCGAAGACGTTTCTCGGCAACATCATTCTGCTGATCGTCGGCGGCAACGACACCACCCGCAACACCATGACCGGCTCGGTGCTGGCGCTGAACGAGAACCCCGATCAATATCGCAAATTGCGCGACAACCCCGCACTGATCGACAGCTTCGTCCCGGAAGTCATCCGCTGGCAAACCCCGCTCGCGCATATGCGGCGCACCGCGCTCAAGGATACCGAGCTCGGCGGCAAACAGATCAAGAAGGGTGACAAGGTGGTGATGTGGTACGTGTCGGGCAATCATGACGACACCGTGATTGACAATCCCGACAGCTTCATCATCGATCGGGCGCGTCCGCGCCAACATCTCTCATTCGGCTTCGGCATCCATCGCTGCGTCGGGCTGCGGCTTGCGGAACTGCAGCTCAAGATCGTATGGGAAGAGATCCTCAAGCGCTTCGAGACAATCGAGGTGGTGGACGAGCCGAAGCGGGTGTTTTCCAGCTTCGTCAAGGGCTACGAAACCCTACCGGTGCGGATTCCCGGGTGA
- a CDS encoding PAS domain-containing methyl-accepting chemotaxis protein: MRLFNSSQDVKAKLEAINRSQAMIEFNLDGTIITANENFLNALGYQLDEIRGKHHSLFVDDATRNSAEYRAFWDSLRRGEYQARAYKRVAKGGRPIWIQASYNPLFGRNGKPFKVVKFATDITAARMLAADHEGQIQAIHKSQAVIEFNLDGTIITANENFLKTMGYRLDEIQGKHHGIFATPAYRSSVAYRDFWDALRRGEYQAGEYERVGNGGRSVWIQGAYNPVSDADGKVIKVVKFAIDTTQQVQDRMRRGEIQKSIDSDLQQITRAVTTASERVTSAVSTSTQASSNMQAVATGAEELAASVGEISRQASDALSISKQAVNQANETSAIVSGLAASAQKIGDVVKLINNIADQTNLLALNATIEAARAGEAGRGFAVVASEVKSLATQTSKATDEISGQIAEIQGTTTNAVDVIEAITQTISRVNEISSAIAASVEEQAAVTQSISANMQDAARGVVDINANMNEIAAETRSVDGATRKVAEAARALA; the protein is encoded by the coding sequence ATGCGACTTTTCAACTCATCACAGGATGTGAAGGCCAAGCTCGAGGCGATCAACCGCTCCCAGGCCATGATCGAATTCAATCTCGACGGCACCATCATTACCGCGAACGAGAATTTTCTGAATGCGCTGGGTTACCAGCTTGATGAAATCCGCGGCAAACATCACAGCTTGTTTGTCGACGATGCCACCCGCAACAGCGCCGAGTATCGTGCCTTCTGGGATTCGCTGCGACGGGGGGAATACCAGGCGCGCGCCTACAAGCGGGTCGCCAAGGGCGGGCGGCCGATCTGGATTCAGGCCTCCTACAATCCGCTGTTCGGCCGCAACGGCAAGCCGTTCAAGGTGGTAAAATTCGCCACCGACATCACGGCGGCGCGGATGCTGGCCGCCGATCATGAAGGACAGATCCAGGCGATCCACAAATCCCAGGCTGTGATCGAATTCAATCTCGATGGCACCATCATCACTGCCAACGAGAATTTTCTCAAAACCATGGGTTACCGGCTGGACGAGATCCAGGGCAAACACCACGGCATATTCGCGACGCCGGCCTACCGCAGCAGTGTGGCCTATCGCGACTTCTGGGATGCCTTGCGACGGGGTGAATACCAGGCCGGCGAGTATGAGCGGGTCGGCAATGGCGGCCGTTCCGTCTGGATCCAGGGCGCCTACAATCCGGTCAGCGATGCCGACGGCAAGGTGATCAAGGTCGTCAAATTCGCGATCGACACGACCCAGCAGGTGCAGGACCGAATGCGGCGTGGCGAGATCCAGAAATCGATCGACAGCGATCTCCAGCAGATCACGCGCGCTGTGACCACGGCCTCGGAGCGGGTGACGTCAGCGGTTTCGACCTCCACCCAGGCCTCGTCCAACATGCAGGCGGTGGCCACCGGTGCGGAGGAACTGGCCGCTTCGGTCGGAGAAATCAGCCGCCAGGCGTCCGATGCCTTGAGCATCTCGAAGCAGGCGGTGAACCAGGCCAACGAAACCAGCGCCATCGTGTCCGGTCTTGCGGCGTCGGCCCAGAAGATCGGCGACGTGGTCAAGCTGATCAACAACATCGCCGATCAGACCAACCTGCTGGCGCTCAATGCAACCATCGAGGCGGCGCGCGCAGGGGAAGCGGGGCGGGGCTTTGCGGTGGTCGCGTCGGAGGTCAAGAGCCTCGCGACCCAGACCTCGAAGGCGACCGATGAGATCAGCGGCCAGATCGCCGAGATCCAGGGCACCACCACCAACGCGGTCGATGTGATCGAGGCCATCACGCAGACGATTTCCCGTGTCAACGAAATCTCGTCGGCGATCGCGGCATCGGTCGAGGAACAGGCGGCGGTCACGCAATCGATCTCGGCGAACATGCAGGATGCCGCTCGCGGCGTCGTCGACATCAATGCCAACATGAATGAAATCGCCGCCGAAACCAGATCCGTGGACGGTGCAACCCGCAAGGTCGCCGAAGCGGCCCGGGCGCTCGCCTAA
- a CDS encoding isovaleryl-CoA dehydrogenase, with translation MIPNAQRIFNFDLGETADAIRETVRDFSANEIAPRADEIDKSNLFPRDLWPKLGALGLHGITVEEDYGGSGLGYLEHCIAMEEISRASASVGLSYGAHSNLCVNQLRRNGTDAQKRKYLPKLISGEHVGALAMSEPGSGSDVVSMTTRADKKGDRYVLNGSKMWITNGPVAETLVVYAKTDPAAGPRGITAFIIEKGMKGFSTAQKLDKLGMRGSDTAELVFADCEVPEENVLSDVGRGVNVLMSGLDYERAVLAAGPLGIMQACLDVVMPYVHERKQFGQPIGSFQLVQGKVADMYVTMNAARAYVYAVAKACDRGETTREDAAGAILYAAERATQCALDAIQLLGGNGYINDYPTGRLLRDAKLYEIGAGTSEIRRMLIGRELFEKTA, from the coding sequence ATGATTCCCAACGCACAGCGCATATTCAATTTCGATCTCGGCGAGACCGCGGATGCGATCCGCGAGACGGTGCGGGATTTTTCGGCGAATGAGATCGCGCCGCGCGCCGACGAAATCGACAAGAGCAACCTGTTTCCGCGCGACCTCTGGCCCAAGCTGGGTGCGCTGGGCCTGCACGGCATCACCGTGGAAGAGGACTACGGCGGATCGGGGCTTGGCTATCTCGAGCATTGCATCGCCATGGAAGAGATTTCGCGGGCCTCGGCGTCGGTCGGGTTGTCCTATGGCGCGCACTCTAACCTGTGCGTCAACCAGCTGCGGCGCAATGGCACCGACGCGCAGAAGCGCAAGTACCTGCCGAAGCTGATCTCCGGCGAGCATGTCGGGGCGCTGGCGATGTCGGAGCCGGGTTCCGGCTCCGACGTGGTGTCGATGACCACCCGTGCCGACAAAAAGGGTGATCGTTATGTGCTGAACGGCAGCAAGATGTGGATCACCAACGGTCCAGTGGCGGAGACCCTGGTGGTCTATGCCAAGACCGATCCCGCGGCGGGGCCGCGGGGCATCACGGCCTTCATCATCGAAAAGGGCATGAAGGGATTTTCCACCGCGCAGAAGCTCGACAAACTCGGGATGCGCGGTTCCGACACCGCCGAACTGGTGTTCGCGGACTGCGAAGTGCCGGAGGAGAATGTGCTCAGCGATGTCGGCCGCGGCGTCAATGTGCTGATGTCGGGTCTCGACTATGAGCGCGCGGTGCTTGCCGCCGGTCCGCTGGGCATCATGCAGGCCTGCCTCGATGTGGTGATGCCGTATGTGCACGAGCGCAAGCAATTTGGTCAGCCGATCGGCAGCTTCCAGCTGGTGCAGGGCAAGGTCGCGGACATGTACGTGACGATGAACGCCGCGCGCGCCTATGTTTATGCGGTGGCGAAGGCCTGCGACCGCGGCGAGACCACCCGTGAAGATGCCGCCGGCGCCATTCTCTACGCCGCCGAGCGGGCGACCCAGTGCGCGCTCGATGCCATCCAGCTGCTCGGCGGCAACGGTTACATCAACGACTATCCGACCGGACGACTGCTCCGGGATGCCAAGCTCTACGAGATTGGCGCCGGCACCAGCGAGATCCGCCGCATGCTGATCGGGCGCGAGCTGTTCGAGAAAACGGCGTAG
- a CDS encoding DUF2927 domain-containing protein, translated as MPPAPGDVPAIAQRQRTEKKTFTNADIINGFLRTAFGAEYHLSGRVDRIRKYEKPIRVFIDAANRPDRRTQLVGVVTDIALRVQHLDIAVTETRDDANVVVTMVRDRDLFRTMTSLYGSDKAREIRSSLDPQCLSGFRKNDSFEILNSDVLLTIDNGDFTFFDCAYEELLQALGPINDTNAVQWTMFNDNVQMGFFDIYDQYIMNILYDPRIRAGMTVNEVREVLPDVLISVRAWVTKVNNLGP; from the coding sequence ATGCCGCCCGCTCCGGGCGACGTCCCTGCCATTGCGCAGCGCCAGCGCACCGAAAAAAAGACCTTCACCAACGCCGACATCATCAACGGCTTTCTGAGGACCGCGTTCGGCGCGGAGTATCATCTCTCCGGGCGCGTCGACCGCATCCGCAAATATGAAAAGCCGATCCGCGTCTTCATTGACGCCGCGAACCGTCCCGACCGCCGCACCCAGCTCGTCGGCGTGGTCACCGACATTGCGCTACGGGTTCAGCATCTCGACATCGCCGTCACCGAGACGCGCGACGACGCCAATGTGGTGGTCACGATGGTGCGCGACCGCGATCTGTTCCGCACCATGACGTCGCTTTACGGATCCGACAAGGCGCGTGAAATCCGCTCCTCGCTCGATCCGCAGTGCCTGTCCGGCTTTCGCAAGAACGACAGCTTCGAAATCCTGAACTCGGACGTGCTGCTGACCATCGACAATGGCGACTTCACATTCTTCGATTGCGCCTATGAAGAGCTGCTGCAGGCCCTGGGCCCGATCAACGATACCAATGCGGTGCAATGGACGATGTTCAACGACAACGTCCAGATGGGATTCTTCGATATCTACGACCAGTACATCATGAACATCCTCTACGACCCGCGGATCCGCGCCGGAATGACGGTGAACGAGGTGCGCGAGGTCCTGCCGGACGTGCTGATCAGCGTTCGGGCGTGGGTGACCAAGGTCAACAATCTCGGACCATAG
- a CDS encoding L,D-transpeptidase, whose product MTRLAAFVIVCAAIIAGTTVATAQSFYEDFASGGAPLGRRSQFGFFGSSSGSGPVARTNVSFPGNFAPGTIVVNTAERRLYFVTGNGQAIRYGIGVGRDGFRWGGVHRVTAKKEWPEWTPPAQMLRRRPDLPRHMKGGEDNPLGARAMYLGSTLYRIHGSNEPETIGQAVSSGCFRMVNDDVIDLYNRVSVGATVIVKN is encoded by the coding sequence ATGACTCGTCTTGCCGCTTTTGTTATTGTATGCGCCGCCATTATCGCAGGCACCACTGTCGCCACCGCCCAGAGCTTCTATGAGGATTTCGCCTCCGGCGGCGCGCCGCTGGGCCGGCGCTCCCAGTTCGGCTTCTTCGGAAGCTCCAGCGGCAGCGGTCCCGTCGCCCGCACCAACGTCAGCTTCCCGGGCAACTTCGCGCCGGGCACCATCGTGGTGAATACCGCCGAGCGCCGGCTCTATTTCGTCACCGGCAACGGCCAGGCGATCCGCTACGGCATCGGCGTCGGCCGCGACGGCTTCCGCTGGGGTGGCGTGCACCGGGTCACTGCAAAGAAGGAATGGCCGGAGTGGACGCCGCCGGCCCAGATGCTGCGCCGTCGGCCTGATCTGCCGCGCCACATGAAGGGTGGGGAGGACAATCCGCTCGGTGCCCGCGCCATGTATCTGGGATCGACGCTGTACCGCATCCATGGCTCCAACGAACCTGAAACGATCGGCCAGGCCGTCTCTTCCGGCTGCTTCCGGATGGTCAACGACGACGTGATCGACCTCTACAATCGCGTGTCGGTCGGCGCTACGGTGATCGTGAAGAATTGA
- a CDS encoding acetolactate synthase large subunit, which yields MNGAESLVRTLVAGGVNVCFANPGTSEMHFVAALDRVEGMRCVLGLFEGIVTGAADGYYRMTGNPASTLLHLGPGLANGLANLHNAKKANSGIVNIVGQHATYHIGYNAPLTSDIEGLARPMSGWVKTSPNSKTIARDGAEAIAAAKGRPPQIASLILPADTAWNEADGIAQVPTPEQRAGFSTEAVDEAARALRSGEQTLLLLTGSALSEKGLALAARISGKTGCKVLSQTYNPRMARGRGRFFVERIPYVIESALPILKDFRHIVLVEAADPVAFFAYPNKPSRLRPEDCAVHRMCETGDNSVAALEALADALGAKEADAKPQKLVELVKPTGALNHASIAQAIACAIPENAIVVDESVTTGRGFFPPTAAAAPHDWLQNMGGSIGFSTPVSTGAAVACPDRKVICMVGDGSAMYTLQSLWTQARENLDVTTIVFANRTYQILKGEFAGVEAGEPGQRALDMLNIDRPALDFVLLAKGMGVAGRSVSNVDDFNAALSEANAQKGPRVIEVQM from the coding sequence ATGAACGGAGCGGAAAGTCTGGTGCGGACCCTGGTCGCAGGCGGCGTGAACGTCTGCTTCGCGAATCCCGGCACATCGGAAATGCATTTTGTGGCGGCGCTGGATCGCGTCGAGGGCATGCGCTGCGTGCTGGGGCTGTTCGAGGGGATCGTGACCGGAGCGGCGGACGGTTACTACCGGATGACCGGCAACCCGGCCTCGACCCTGCTGCATCTCGGACCCGGTCTCGCCAACGGTCTCGCCAACCTGCACAACGCCAAGAAAGCCAACTCCGGCATCGTCAACATCGTCGGCCAGCACGCCACCTATCACATCGGTTACAACGCGCCGCTGACGTCGGATATCGAAGGCCTGGCGCGGCCGATGTCGGGCTGGGTCAAGACCTCGCCCAATTCAAAGACCATCGCGCGCGATGGCGCCGAGGCGATTGCCGCCGCGAAGGGCCGGCCGCCGCAGATCGCAAGCCTGATCCTGCCCGCGGACACCGCGTGGAACGAGGCCGACGGCATTGCACAAGTGCCGACCCCCGAACAGCGCGCGGGCTTCTCAACAGAAGCGGTCGACGAGGCCGCGCGCGCCTTGCGCAGCGGCGAGCAGACCCTGCTGCTGCTGACCGGCAGCGCTCTGTCGGAAAAGGGATTGGCGCTCGCCGCCCGCATCAGTGGCAAGACCGGATGCAAGGTGCTGAGCCAGACCTACAATCCGCGCATGGCGCGCGGCCGCGGGCGTTTCTTTGTCGAGCGGATTCCTTACGTAATCGAGTCGGCGCTGCCGATTCTGAAAGATTTCCGGCACATCGTGCTGGTCGAGGCGGCAGACCCGGTGGCGTTCTTCGCCTATCCCAACAAGCCCAGCCGGCTGCGGCCGGAGGATTGCGCTGTGCATCGCATGTGCGAAACCGGCGACAATTCGGTGGCGGCGCTGGAAGCGCTGGCGGACGCGCTGGGAGCGAAAGAAGCCGATGCCAAGCCGCAGAAGCTGGTCGAACTCGTCAAGCCGACCGGCGCGCTGAACCACGCCTCGATTGCGCAAGCGATCGCCTGCGCGATTCCGGAGAATGCCATCGTGGTGGATGAATCGGTCACCACCGGCCGCGGCTTCTTTCCGCCGACGGCCGCGGCGGCGCCGCATGATTGGCTGCAGAACATGGGCGGCTCGATCGGGTTCAGCACGCCGGTCTCGACCGGTGCGGCGGTCGCCTGCCCGGACCGCAAGGTGATCTGCATGGTCGGCGACGGCAGTGCGATGTACACGCTGCAGTCGCTTTGGACCCAGGCGCGCGAAAACCTGGATGTCACCACCATCGTGTTCGCCAACCGCACCTATCAGATCCTGAAGGGCGAGTTCGCCGGCGTCGAGGCCGGCGAGCCGGGCCAGCGCGCGCTGGACATGCTCAATATCGATCGGCCGGCGCTGGATTTCGTGTTGCTTGCCAAGGGCATGGGGGTTGCCGGCCGCTCGGTGAGCAATGTGGACGATTTCAACGCCGCGCTCAGCGAAGCCAATGCGCAGAAAGGTCCTCGCGTGATCGAAGTCCAGATGTAA